The following proteins come from a genomic window of Gossypium raimondii isolate GPD5lz chromosome 5, ASM2569854v1, whole genome shotgun sequence:
- the LOC105767657 gene encoding VQ motif-containing protein 8, chloroplastic has protein sequence MSSLNSHERAPRKELMMNGIRPSPLKINKGSHVIQKPSSSSALHHPKQQQQQRQGPLIIYTHSPKIIHTQARDFMALVQKLTGLSRSDGEVVKQTAAPPPSRPPHKNKIITRQEDNETSSAITNDVCSSYVATTVSPMSQFLADMPLFTPSSTDFFCSPRPPAQKFADMGTLNSPSLLEFMKGLPDY, from the coding sequence ATGAGTTCTTTAAATTCCCATGAACGTGCTCCCAGGAAAGAACTGATGATGAACGGTATTCGTCCATCTCCATTGAAGATCAACAAAGGCTCTCATGTCATTCAAAAGCCATCTTCTTCATCAGCTCTTCATCACCCaaagcaacaacaacaacagcgACAGGGTCCGCTCATCATTTACACCCATTCCCCCAAGATTATCCACACGCAGGCTCGGGATTTCATGGCCTTGGTTCAAAAGCTTACAGGGCTTTCCAGATCCGATGGTGAAGTTGTTAAGCAAACTGCAGCTCCCCCACCATCGCGACCGCCACACAAGAACAAGATTATTACCAGACAGGAAGATAACGAAACCTCCTCTGCAATTACAAATGATGTCTGCTCGTCTTACGTTGCTACGACTGTGAGTCCTATGAGTCAGTTTCTGGCTGATATGCCTCTCTTTACACCGAGTTCCACAGATTTCTTTTGCTCACCGAGGCCGCCTGCTCAAAAGTTTGCTGATATGGGAACTTTGAACTCACCATCTTTGCTTGAATTCATGAAAGGGCTCCCAGATTACTGA